A region of Pongo pygmaeus isolate AG05252 chromosome 15, NHGRI_mPonPyg2-v2.0_pri, whole genome shotgun sequence DNA encodes the following proteins:
- the MLH3 gene encoding DNA mismatch repair protein Mlh3 isoform X8, translating to MLYLRMVLQQVDNKFIACLMSTKTEENGEAGGNLLVLVDQHAAHERIRLEQLIIDSYEKQQAQGSGRKKLLSSTLIPPLEITVTEEQRRLLWCYHKNLEDLGLEFVFPDSSDSLVLVGKVPLCFVEREANELRRGRSTVTKSIVEEFIREQVELLQTTGGIQGTLPLTVQKVLASQACHGAIKFNDGLSLQESCRLIEALSSCQLPFQCAHGRPSMLPLADIDHLEQEKQIKPNLTKLRKMAQAWRLFGKAECDARQSLQMPPCELP from the exons GTTCTCCAGCAAGTGGATAACAAGTTTATTGCCTGTTTGATGAGCACTAAGACTGAAGAGAATGGCGAGGCAG GTGGGAACCTGCTCGTGCTGGTGGATCAGCATGCTGCCCATGAGCGTATACGTCTGGAGCAGCTTATCATTG ATTCCTACGAGAAGCAACAGGCACAAGGCTCTGGTCGGAAAAAATTACTGTCTTCTACTCTAATTCCTCCACTAGAGATAACAGTGACAGAGGAACAAAGGAGACTATTATG GTGTTACCACAAAAATCTGGAAGATCTGGGCCTTGAATTTGTATTTCCAGACAGTAGTGATTCTCTGGTCCTTGTGGGAAAAGTACCACTATGTTTTGTGGAAAGAGAAGCCAATGAACTTCGGAGAGGAAGATCTACTGTGACCAAGAGTATTGTGGAG GAATTCATCCGAGAACAAGTGGAG CTACTCCAGACCACAGGAGGCATCCAAGGGACATTGCCACTGACTGTCCAGAAGGTGTTGGCATCCCAAGCCTGCCATG gGGCCATTAAGTTTAATGATGGCCTGAGCTTACAGGAAAGTTGCCGCCTTATTGAAGCTCTGTCCTCATGCCAGCTGCCATTCCAGTGTGCTCACGGGAGACCTTCTATGCTGCCATTAGCTGACATAGACCACTTGGAGCAGGAAAAACAG ATTAAACCCAATCTCACTAAACTTCGCAAAATGGCCCAGGCCTGGCGTCTCTTTGGAAAAGCAGAGTGTGATGCAAGGCAGAGCCTGCAGATGCCTCCCTGTGAGCTACCATGA